Within the Stigmatopora argus isolate UIUO_Sarg chromosome 23, RoL_Sarg_1.0, whole genome shotgun sequence genome, the region CCTTGAGTTCATTTTCCCTGATAAGTTTCCTTTTGTTTTGTCAACGACGTTTGACAACGCATGTGCGGGATTgcgaaggggggaaaaaaatgtgaccaaaGCTCATGTATCGAAATCAAAGTATTAAAAGTGAATCCAGATTATCAGAAGTGTTGAAGTTGTTTTGTAGCAACGGAGGCTTTTCTTATTACTACTATTTGTTCAGTGTAGATGAAAATCAACTTCTTGGAGTCGAAAAATAGGAATCCAGACACACCAAGTCACCTTTTTagtatttgtgtgtgcgtgggtgcgagtgtgtatttgtgtgcagCTTTAATGAGCCTTTACTGACGGGAAcgttcaattattattattatttgtttgcgTGGGGGGGTTTATTCCAATCCTGGCAGAGGGCTCGTGCGTGTTTTTCCGTTTTCAGGCTAAACGGAGCCCTGTTCGCCACTCTGACCTCGCGTCAAGTGTTTTTAAACCCTCACGCATGGTAGTTTTTGTCTTCTTTGCAGCTGGGGATGGATTATCCAGAGTCACAGATAAGAGAGCGCGTTTGACGGGTGGCCGTGCGGTAACAACACGAGCCACACCCCTGCGCGAGGGCTTCTCATTGGCCGGTATCACTCGGTCACCTCGGTTATGCCCGCGCCATCTCAGCATTGTCTTTTTGGGTTGGGCCATTTCCTTTTAGGCTTTAGGAAAGGGAAAGAATGAAATGGGAATATTAATTCAATCACTTTTTCTACTCCTCTTTTCCAAAAAAAAGggacactgaaaaaacaccagaaaaaaaGTCGATTTGTAAATAAGTCGTGTACAGTTTGTATCTGTAAGTCGTCAGTCTGTCATTGGTGACAGAGTCTGTCTTGCTTATAACGCACGCTAAcagtaaataagaaaaaagtatatttagACTGTATGGTCCCTTGAAAGCAAGTTTTAAATTAATATCTGATGTATATTCCTGTAACATTGCATTTTTATCGGAGGAATGGTgttattaaaaaattgcaaataaattGCATTTCCTACAGTGGTCttttatgatttcatttttttattgttcaatTGTACTGACGTCAAATTCTTTTGAATTTTTTGAAGTCTATATTTTGACAGATCTTTCCTGTTTTTGCAACAACTGCGAGGACTTTCCCAAGATTAGCCACACGAGGGCGACGTGGAGAGGTAAGTTTCCTCAACGTGAACCTTGCTCAAACGGAGTTGTTTACATAACTTACATGTTTTGTCAAAAATTTTTAGACGACCAAAGGTGAGATTTCGTAAgatattaaatgttttattattcctCGTTACTATGTAACATCTCGGTTTTACATCCAGTGAATGAGTTTAGCTTCACTGTAGTGGCTCCATTTCactctttatttattatattaattcAAAACTACACCCGGAAGTTAAGATTAATCCTTCCTCAAAGGTTGCGTCATATCACCATGTATAcatagtaattttttaaatagaaaaaaagacaatgcttttatttgtttaaaatatgacaatatatagtcagactttttttctaaaaagaaaaaaagccatgtataatttcatgtttttgttgAGGTTTGGTTGTTGGTTGGGCGTTTTTTTCCGCGTGATTACGAAtgtgtttcacctgctgtgtctttccgGTGCTCCATCTGTCGCGTGAGCCAGGTTAGTGCAATTTTCTTGCATATCTATCTAATTTTCTTCTATGTATCAGTCATATCTATGCATTTCAAGTATTTTGTCTGCTTTTCGTCGGTGTGCGTCTCCCATTTAGTTTGGTTGCCTTGTGTAAGGTTTAGTTTTCccagtgtttgttttcttttgtagactttacatcaggggtagggaacctatggctcgggagccatatgtggctcttctgatgggtgcatgtggctcttcgctaacctgtgaggtaaaatatgtatttaaaccgctggtgacagagccgagtcccgaatggaccaataggagcgtcacgtcggcactatggcgctgacagtacctctaactttaatcatctttttttaaattatatttttctgcatgcatattttcattggttagcaactgcgcaacagtgctgtcaaaagaattcatttagtactttaaaagtggtaaaatgacccccaaaaagtcacatctcattttcacatttttacactaaaattctgagtatgactctcaaagaaataaattttgaaaataggaattgtttatggctctctgtgtcaaaaaggttcccgacccctgctttacattAAACTATTACCTTTGTGCGCATGCGCGCTCTTGTTTTTGCCTCCGGACGTgctatattaaggcttttatttgtaaaaaaacaataatattaatacctactatagtaaggcttttatttgtccaaaatataaccatgtatagtaaagttttttttcttttctgtatagaaaggctttgaaaaataaaagtatagttaggattttatttgttcaaaatatgaccatgtttagtaaggctttttttctaaaagttcattaaaaatacTGCAGTCAGACTTATTTGTTCAAAATATGGCCATATATACTAAAGcttttaattgttaaaaaaGATATAACCATATATAGAATGATTTTctacagggaaaaaaagcatagtaaggcttttattcgttCAAAATGTGACcatggatagtaaggctttttttcaacaacaaaaaagaataaataaataaataatgaccatgtatagtaagcctttttctattaaaaatgaccatgcattgtaaggcttttttttttaactgaccaTGTCGAGTAATgcgttttctttaaaaaataaaaacaaaaaaatttaaaaagaccatgtatagtaagacttttgaaaaaattgaCTATGcttagtaagactttttttaaaatgaccatgtatagttagccgtttaaaaaaaaaaaactgtatagtatggctatttttaaatgaccgtGTATCGTAAGACttgtctttaaaaattgaccatgtatagtaaggcattaaaaaaatgaccatatatatatagcagtggcgggccgtcaaggccttcaagcaatgttccctctaatttttcgttggtctggccccccggatcgtgtgtgtacaagtttttcaacctcggcccgcgggccatatacggcccgttaggatttttaatccggcccgccgtcGGCtatgtccaaattatagtaaaaatcaatgagtcATTTCCTTTTGTCGCTCAtcactcaatttattagtctaccgtacCCATTTAGGCACTCATCCATTTGAAATAGAGCCTTGCTTAACTAAAAGATAGACTATTTGATCAAGGCTTCCATTAACCTTCCCTTTTAGCAAGTTTTATTCACAACAAATGAAGCTAATGCTCCATGCAAACCATTGATGTACTTTTGGCTAACAGTGTTATATTGCATTGCCTTTAACCTACTATAGTAAACAAATGTGACACTGCAAAAATATTCATTATCAGAAAAGGAGTAGAAATATCCACAAAGTTAggttaagggtttttattaaatcaGTTTGACATCAAACTCCAGCCCTCATCATGTTGTTGGGTGGCACAGCTAGTCCCAAGTGAACACCCACAGTGAGGCCAAACTTCTCAGTAGACTGCTTCTGCTGGACCTCGGGCTTCAGCCGGAAACCCTTCTCCCCGTCAAAGTAGTCCATGGGCGTGAAGGTCAGGGGGGCCTCATCCAGTAGACCCTCAAGGCGGGTGCGCCAGGCTTGGAGAAGGTTGGCGTTGGTCTCACGGGGGAGGTGAGCTGGAGCCCAAAAAATTTGAGGTGCCAGGACTTTGAAGCCACAGTAGTGTAGGATGCCATTCTGTTGAAAAGTCAGTCAGTTCATGTTCATATCATACACACCAGCCAGAGATCATTACCTGAAGTGGCCAAAGTGTGACATTCATGTCTCCATTGATGCCATTGGCACTAAACATGGACTCCTCAGAACCAGTCGTGAATGACAGTACAGCTTTCTTGTCCTGGGAAATAGCATTGAAATATCACTCTGTCCTTTAGATTCCATGTGTTGGAAGGCTTACCTTGAAGACACCCCGACCGTAGCGTTTCTCATCGGAGAAAGCATAGCCGAGAGTGAGCACACGGTCGATCCAACCCTTGAGGATGGCGGGCAGACTGAACCAGTACATGGGGAACTGGAAATTGCATTCAAGGTCAGTACTATAGTAATGAACTTAGCTGGTGGAAACACCATGTCTTACCTGGAAAATGATAAGGTCAGCCTCTGTTAGCTTACACTGCTCCTCAGTAATGTCAGTGGTCAGTTTTCCAGCCTCCCACGCCGCTTTGGTCTCTTTGGCATAATGGAAGTTCTCGGCATCCTTAACCTGACCTGTACAGTCAAGTTAAGGTTAGAAAAGAACCAAAACATTTCACTTGGTAAAAGAACTTTACCCTGAATGTCTTCGGCGTTAGCGATAGCTTTGAACTTCATAGCATAGAGGTCAGACACTTTGACAGCACAGCCTTTGGCGGTCAGGACGTCAACTGCCGCATCTTTGGCGGCAGCATTGAAAGAACCAGAGCTCTGGTGGGCATAGACGATGAGCACCTTCTTTCCTGCTAAAGATAAAAAAGGACAGCAAAGACTAACACGCTGCAATccaaaaagcaattaaaacagCTTCAATATTACCCATGTTTGAAGTCGGCTATCAAAACACCCACAGAGAGGCTGGAGAACTGATGTGCTAAAAACTGGCAAATGAGGAGTTTTTATACCAAGCGACCAGTTGATTGTCCCAGGTGCTGGCACTTAGCATTTAACCCAGCGGCCAATCAGATAGCAACCTCACGGTGACGGATAGATAGACTGATGGATGGATTGAAatgacagagacacagacatgtttcttttaaattaaaatttgtataaatataaatgGGCCTTGAGATTGACCCTTGCGGAACACCATCGGTTCAATGTcagtatttgattaaaaaaacattaaaatatgtttttaattctAAATTATTTCTTTAATAACTAGCACCGCACATTTTGAAGTGCCAGTGCctcagttaaaaaataaaaaataaaaaacaggagACCTAGTTGTTGCACTGAAGtactgctgaaaatgtttggggttctcaaaaaaaaacatacttgaaCACTgtaattgcatacctgtcaacctctgccaataactgcccttataaatgattatgatttcccttacaaaccccccaaaaaccttacaaacaccgtacgagtgtacagtgtttgtaaggttttacAGACCATGTAAATAGTAagggttttctttaaaaaaaatgaccatgtagattGTAGAGTaaggttttgaaaaaaaagaccatgtatagtagggttttttatttttaaatgaccatgtatagtaaggcttttttttaaatggccatgttgtaaggcttttttatttttaaatgaccatgtatagtaaggctttttttaaatggccatgttgtaaggctttttttttctaaaaatgacaatgtatagtaaggcttttttttaaaaaaggaccatgtatagtaaggctttttttaatgaccatgtatagaaaggctttttttaaattacaatgcatagtaagactttttttaaatgaccatttatagtaaggcttctttaaaatgaccatgtagcgtaagtttttggaaaaaaaagaccatgtatagtagggttttttatttttaaatgaccatgtatagtaaggcttttttttaaatggccatgttgtaaggctttttttcttctaaaaatgacaatgtatagtaagccttttaaaaaaaagaccatgtatagtaaggcttttttaatgaccatgtatagaaaggcttttttttaattacaatgcatagtaagactttttttttaaatgaccatgtatagtaaggcttctttaaaatgaccatgtagtgtaaggtttggaaaaaaaaaagaccatgtatagtagttttttttttaaacgaccatgtacagtaaggcttttttttaaatggccatgttgtaaggcttcttttctaaaaatgacaatgtatagtaaggctttaaaaaaagaccatgtatagtaaggcttttttttaaatgactatgtatagtaaggcgtttttgtttaaatgaccatgtatagtaaggcttttttttctaaaaacgactatgtatagtaaggcttttttttttttaaatgaacacgtatagtaagactttttttaaagaccatgtatagtaagggttttcataaaaaaatgaccatgtagagtaaggttttgaaaaaaaagaccatgtatagtagggtttttttttttaaatgaccatgttgtaaggctttttttctaaaaatgacaatgtatagtaaggcgtttaaaaaaaaagaccatgtatagcaaggcttttttatgaccatgtatagtaaggcgtttttgtttaaatgacca harbors:
- the LOC144068958 gene encoding NAD(P)H dehydrogenase [quinone] 1-like, which codes for MAGKKVLIVYAHQSSGSFNAAAKDAAVDVLTAKGCAVKVSDLYAMKFKAIANAEDIQGQVKDAENFHYAKETKAAWEAGKLTTDITEEQCKLTEADLIIFQFPMYWFSLPAILKGWIDRVLTLGYAFSDEKRYGRGVFKDKKAVLSFTTGSEESMFSANGINGDMNVTLWPLQNGILHYCGFKVLAPQIFWAPAHLPRETNANLLQAWRTRLEGLLDEAPLTFTPMDYFDGEKGFRLKPEVQQKQSTEKFGLTVGVHLGLAVPPNNMMRAGV